GAGGCCGAGCTGACGCTGGTCAACGTGCTGGCCGAGTACGCGAAGCACAAGCGCCTGCTCGTGGTCGCCAGCTCGGACCTCTCGCACTACCACGGCTACGCCGAGGCGAACCAGCTCGACGCCGTCGCGCTGCGGTCGATCGCGGCGCTCGACTCCCTGGCGCTGGAGAAGGACATCCGCGCCGGGCGCTGCGAGGCCTGCGGCATCCTGCCGGTGCTCATCACCATGGAGTACGCGCGGAAGATGGGGGCCCGCCGCGGCGTGCTGCTGAAGCAGGCGAACTCCGGGGACACCGCCGGGCCGAAGAACCAGGTCGTCGGCTACGCGGCGCTCGCCTTCTACGCGGAGGCCGCCGCCGGCGCGGGCAAGGCGGGCGACGGCGCGAAGAAGGCCGGCGGCTCGCACGACGTGAAAGCCCCCGGCGGCGGGCACCTCGACGCGAAGGCGCGCGCGGAGCTGCTCGGCATCGCGCGGCGCGCGATCGAGGGCGCCGTGCGCGACGGGCGGCCGCCGGAGCCGAAGACCGACAACCCGGCCCTGCAGAACCCCCAGGGCGCGTTCGTGACCATCACCATCGGCGGCCAGCTGCGCGGGTGCATCGGCACGTTCCGAGAAGACACGCCGCTGTATCGCGCCGTCTCGCAGATGGCGGTGTCCGCGGCGCAACAGGACCCGCGCTTCCCGCCGCTGGCGGCGGCGGAACTGCCGCGGATCCACCTGGAGATCTCGGCGCTCACGCCGATGCGGCCGGTGGCCGACGTCAGGGACATCGAGGTCGGCCGACACGGCCTCTACATCACCAGGGGCTTCAACTCGGGGGTGCTCCTGCCGCAGGTCGCCACCGAGTACGGCTGGGACCGCACCACCTTCCTCGAGCAGACCTGCCGCAAGGCCGGCCTGCCGAAGGAAGCCTGGAAGGAGGGCGCGAAGGTCCTGAGCTTCGAGGCGGAGGTCTTCGGGGAGGAGTGAAGACCGTCGCGTTCCACACCATCGGCTGCAAGCTCAACCAGTACGAGACGAACGACCTGGAGCGCCAGTTCGCGGAAGCCGGCTGGGAGGTCGTCCCCTTCGGCGAGCCGGCCGACGTCACCGTCGTGAACACCTGCACCGTGACCGGCCGCTCCGACCACCGCTGCCGCGCGGCGCTGCGCAAGGCGCGGCGGGCGAGCCCGGCGGGGACGGTCGTCGCGGCCGGCTGCTACGCGCAGGCGCAGCCCGACGCGGTCGGCTCCATGGCGGAGGTCGACCTCGTGCTCGGCAACCGCGGGAAGGCGGCGGTCTTCGAACACCTGGGCGAGGAGGGCCGGCCGCGCGGGGCCCGCATCGCCATCGCCGGACCCGCCGCGGGGCCCGCGCCGGGGGCCCCCGCGCCCTTCGTGCCGATCCGCGCCTTCTCCGGGCACACGCGGGCGTTCGTGAAGATCCAGGACGGCTGCGACGCGCGCTGCGCCTACTGCATCGTGCCGCAGGCCCGCGGCGGCAACCGCAGCCTCCCCGAGACGGACGTCATCGCGCAGGTCGAGGCGCTCATCGGCGCCGGCTATCCCGAGGTGGTCCTCACGGGCGTGCACCTGGGAACGTGGGGGCGCGACCTGCGCCCGCAGCGCACGCTCGCCGCGGTGCTCGCCCGCATCGTGGCGCTGCCGGGCCTCGGACGGCTGCGTCTCTCGTCGATCGAGCCGACGGAGTTCACGCCGGAGTTGCTGGAGCTGCTGGCCTCCTCCCCCGCCATCTGCCCGCACCTGCACATCCCGCTCCAGAGCGGCGCCGCCGCCGTGCTCAGGGCGATGCGCCGGCCCTACGGTCCCGGCGAGTTCGCGGCGCTGGCGGAGCGCCTGGCGGCGACGCTGCCCGACCCGGGCATCGGCGCCGACGTCATCGCCGGCTTCCCGGGCGAGCGGGCGGAGGACTTCGAGGAAACGGCGGCGCTCATCCGCGCGCTGCCGCTGACCTACCTGCACGTCTTCCCGTACTCGCCGCGGCCCGGCACGCCGGCGGCGGCGATGCCGGACCAGGTGCCGCCCCCCGAGCGCGAGCGCCGCGCCGCCCTCCTGCGGGCGATCGGCCGCGACAAGGCCGAGGACTTCCGGCGGCGCCACGTCGGCCGCACCGTGCGGGCCCTCGTGGAGGGGCGCGCCGGGCGGGCGCACGGCCTCACCGGCAACTACCTCAAGGTCGAGGTCCGCGCCGGTGCGGCGGACATCGGCACGTTCCGCGACCTCAGAATCCTGCGCCTCGACGGGGGGACGCTCCATGGCGAACTGCTTGGATGACCGCCGGTTCCTCGGGCTGGCGCTTGCCGTCGCGCTGGCCGGTGCGTGCGCAACGCCCGCAGCCACGCCGAAGGGGCCGCTGCTGCTGCACCCGGTTCCGCCGGTGGCGAAGGGCTACAGCCTCGTGCAGGGGGCGATCGTCTACGCGGGGTCCGGCGTGACGATCTCGGCGCGCCCGTGGGACTACCGCCTCGTGGCGCAGGAACTCGCCCGCTCGGGCGAACCGAACCCCTTCGGCGCGAGCGAGGAGGCCACCGGACGCTTCCTCTTCATCCGGGTGCGGCTCGAGAACCGCTCGGCGCGGACGCTGGTCTTCAACCCGCTGCGCGCGACGCTGGTGCAGGAGGGCGAAACCCCCATCATCCCGGTGGAGAACGGCGACCTCGTCGCCTTCGCCGGGGAGGACATCGTCGCGGCGGAGGCGCTCGCGCGCACGTTCCGGCGGC
The nucleotide sequence above comes from bacterium. Encoded proteins:
- the amrB gene encoding AmmeMemoRadiSam system protein B, translating into SAAAARLARGTPLEEGLSRRARPALLAAALAAAMALTAAGGSRAAGAPGKATEGASAMNSISLQFAEYKGDPAELARRVDAMLAAAAAPATKETPLALVSPHAGYVYSGAIAAYAYRAVQGKSFDTVVVIGPSHRDPFTGLSVYDTTRFDTPLGQIPCDRELIGKLLGAHPSIGYRPSAHRDEHSLEVQVPFLQRALSGFKIVMVVAGQRDPEAELTLVNVLAEYAKHKRLLVVASSDLSHYHGYAEANQLDAVALRSIAALDSLALEKDIRAGRCEACGILPVLITMEYARKMGARRGVLLKQANSGDTAGPKNQVVGYAALAFYAEAAAGAGKAGDGAKKAGGSHDVKAPGGGHLDAKARAELLGIARRAIEGAVRDGRPPEPKTDNPALQNPQGAFVTITIGGQLRGCIGTFREDTPLYRAVSQMAVSAAQQDPRFPPLAAAELPRIHLEISALTPMRPVADVRDIEVGRHGLYITRGFNSGVLLPQVATEYGWDRTTFLEQTCRKAGLPKEAWKEGAKVLSFEAEVFGEE
- the mtaB gene encoding tRNA (N(6)-L-threonylcarbamoyladenosine(37)-C(2))-methylthiotransferase MtaB, which encodes MKTVAFHTIGCKLNQYETNDLERQFAEAGWEVVPFGEPADVTVVNTCTVTGRSDHRCRAALRKARRASPAGTVVAAGCYAQAQPDAVGSMAEVDLVLGNRGKAAVFEHLGEEGRPRGARIAIAGPAAGPAPGAPAPFVPIRAFSGHTRAFVKIQDGCDARCAYCIVPQARGGNRSLPETDVIAQVEALIGAGYPEVVLTGVHLGTWGRDLRPQRTLAAVLARIVALPGLGRLRLSSIEPTEFTPELLELLASSPAICPHLHIPLQSGAAAVLRAMRRPYGPGEFAALAERLAATLPDPGIGADVIAGFPGERAEDFEETAALIRALPLTYLHVFPYSPRPGTPAAAMPDQVPPPERERRAALLRAIGRDKAEDFRRRHVGRTVRALVEGRAGRAHGLTGNYLKVEVRAGAADIGTFRDLRILRLDGGTLHGELLG